One stretch of Candidatus Cloacimonadota bacterium DNA includes these proteins:
- a CDS encoding flippase-like domain-containing protein, whose translation MVVGLLLGLLLIWLWLRSIDPRQVILNIRSVKPDLVVWASIIYLSAYAVRSWRWNLLLRKQVKIPVGKTFLYSMGGNWVNYLIPIRAGEVVKAWFIKNNHGIPIFKTLPSIFIDKTFDTLGILFVLLLLPLLKIHVSPALAVLLILLGLFFLASMAILLLSVWHKDKVAKLLHALFSWLPQRFQTKIDRHIEVFVQGLNVFEQHWSHLLFAVLLTALGVTLDGFYFFLLFQAFGVELNFLKVLFGYTLINLSYALPQPPAQLGSNEWMMIIIFSVGFALTKDSASAIMAFAHVLTSVLIGITGLGAILGYGGQALKVMIHGDKDI comes from the coding sequence TTGGTCGTTGGCCTGCTTTTAGGCCTGCTTCTCATCTGGCTCTGGCTGCGCAGTATCGATCCCCGGCAGGTGATTTTGAATATCCGCAGCGTCAAGCCGGATTTGGTTGTCTGGGCTTCAATTATCTATCTTTCTGCCTACGCGGTCCGTAGCTGGCGCTGGAACCTGCTCCTGCGCAAACAGGTGAAAATCCCTGTGGGCAAAACATTTCTATATAGCATGGGTGGAAACTGGGTGAACTACCTCATTCCAATTCGTGCTGGAGAAGTCGTAAAAGCTTGGTTTATAAAGAATAACCATGGCATCCCCATTTTTAAAACCCTCCCCTCCATTTTCATCGATAAAACTTTCGATACTCTGGGCATCCTGTTCGTGTTACTTTTGTTGCCACTTCTCAAAATTCACGTTTCACCCGCTTTGGCGGTTCTGTTGATTCTTTTGGGACTTTTTTTCCTGGCTTCCATGGCTATCCTGCTACTTTCGGTTTGGCATAAAGACAAGGTGGCAAAGCTTTTACATGCCCTATTCTCCTGGCTGCCTCAGCGCTTCCAAACCAAAATCGACCGCCATATCGAAGTTTTTGTGCAAGGTTTGAACGTGTTCGAGCAACATTGGAGCCACCTGCTTTTCGCGGTCTTGCTCACAGCCCTGGGAGTGACTCTGGATGGCTTTTATTTTTTCCTGCTTTTCCAAGCCTTTGGAGTTGAATTGAATTTTCTGAAAGTGCTGTTTGGCTATACTCTGATAAACCTTTCCTACGCTCTGCCACAGCCACCGGCACAGTTGGGCAGCAATGAATGGATGATGATAATCATCTTTTCGGTGGGATTTGCATTGACAAAAGATAGCGCCTCCGCGATCATGGCTTTCGCGCATGTTTTGACATCCGTCTTAATCGGTATCACTGGTTTGGGTGCCATCCTCGGTTATGGCGGACAGGCGCTGAAAGTAATGATTCACGGAGATAAAGATATATGA
- a CDS encoding MoxR family ATPase: MNSEKMIQIIEELKPLKQQLLDEIRKVIVGQDDVVEKVLIGLFANGHMLIEGVPGLAKTLLISTIAKALNLSFGRIQFTPDLMPSDITGSDILVSRSGGESREFQYIKGPVFANIILADEINRTPPKTQAALLQAMQEYQVSSGNKTMDLDLPFIVMATQNPIEQEGTYPLPEAQLDRFMLFIDIGYPSYEEELAIVQNTTGAPGQEPHPLLSAEKIIAIQTAIRNMPLSSHVLEYAVKLARSTRPGDPSCKPSIAEKINWGAGPRASQYLVLGAKAKAALDGRLTPSEEDVRAVALPVLSHRVLISFAAEAEGIRPADIIKELIN, encoded by the coding sequence ATGAACAGCGAAAAAATGATACAAATAATTGAAGAATTGAAACCCTTGAAACAACAGCTCTTGGACGAGATTCGCAAAGTGATTGTTGGCCAGGACGATGTTGTGGAAAAAGTTTTAATCGGCCTTTTTGCCAATGGTCACATGCTGATTGAAGGCGTGCCAGGCTTGGCAAAAACCCTGCTCATCTCCACCATCGCGAAAGCGCTGAACCTGTCCTTTGGCAGGATTCAATTCACGCCTGACCTGATGCCCTCAGATATCACTGGTTCAGACATTCTGGTTTCCCGCAGCGGTGGGGAAAGCCGGGAATTTCAATATATCAAAGGCCCGGTTTTCGCAAACATCATTCTGGCGGACGAGATTAACCGCACACCTCCAAAAACACAGGCAGCGCTGTTGCAAGCCATGCAGGAATATCAGGTCAGTAGTGGAAACAAGACCATGGATTTGGATCTGCCCTTCATCGTGATGGCCACCCAAAATCCCATCGAGCAGGAAGGAACCTATCCCCTGCCGGAAGCGCAGCTTGACCGTTTCATGCTTTTTATCGACATTGGTTATCCCAGCTATGAAGAAGAGCTCGCCATCGTGCAAAACACAACCGGCGCGCCCGGTCAGGAACCACATCCACTGCTTTCCGCGGAAAAAATTATCGCGATACAGACCGCAATCCGAAATATGCCGCTCAGCAGCCACGTTCTGGAATACGCTGTGAAACTGGCACGTTCAACCCGACCCGGTGACCCAAGCTGCAAACCCTCCATCGCTGAAAAAATAAACTGGGGTGCAGGCCCCCGCGCGAGCCAATATCTGGTTTTGGGAGCCAAAGCCAAAGCCGCTCTGGATGGACGTCTCACACCTTCTGAAGAGGATGTGCGCGCAGTGGCGCTTCCGGTACTCAGCCACAGGGTTTTGATTTCCTTCGCAGCTGAAGCAGAAGGAATCAGACCTGCCGACATCATTAAAGAATTGATAAATTGA
- a CDS encoding class I SAM-dependent methyltransferase, giving the protein MAIPIIKDWEKYYSEPHEGLGSSYERVVLNDLILATAKKYDVKTALESPSFGFTGISGINLMALADSGVQITLQDNDAQRLELIRELWNWLNRPLRAELNPDFRSLEYPDKSFDLSFSFSALWFVPELKAFLTELSRVTAKVIFISVPNRSGIGYKLQLRDYSPQEYPELKLEHIDPASIISILGKLGWRLEDSGFFDCPPWPDIGMTKEELLGKWLGFKTAPKADNPPKVEKCLSILSHYEGRDPSFEKRMRKLQWFEKTVPEAFKKIWAHHYRLVFSRQGNAGE; this is encoded by the coding sequence ATGGCCATCCCGATTATCAAGGACTGGGAAAAATATTACAGTGAACCCCATGAGGGGCTTGGTTCTTCCTACGAACGGGTGGTTTTGAACGACCTGATTTTGGCAACCGCGAAAAAATACGACGTGAAAACAGCCTTGGAGAGCCCCAGTTTTGGTTTCACTGGTATCAGCGGCATCAATTTGATGGCTTTGGCGGATTCCGGCGTGCAAATTACATTGCAGGATAACGATGCGCAGAGATTGGAATTGATTCGAGAGCTATGGAACTGGCTGAACCGCCCTCTGCGCGCGGAACTGAACCCGGATTTTCGCAGCTTGGAATATCCGGATAAATCCTTCGACCTCAGTTTTTCTTTTTCCGCGCTGTGGTTTGTGCCGGAGCTGAAAGCTTTTTTGACAGAGCTTTCCCGCGTCACTGCCAAAGTTATTTTCATCAGCGTTCCAAACCGCTCCGGAATCGGCTACAAGCTGCAGCTTCGTGATTACAGTCCCCAGGAATATCCCGAGCTAAAACTTGAGCACATCGACCCCGCTTCCATCATTTCAATCTTGGGAAAACTGGGCTGGAGGCTGGAAGACAGCGGCTTTTTTGATTGCCCGCCCTGGCCCGACATTGGCATGACCAAGGAAGAGCTTTTGGGAAAATGGCTTGGCTTCAAAACCGCTCCCAAAGCGGATAATCCCCCAAAAGTGGAAAAATGCCTCAGCATTCTCAGCCACTACGAAGGGCGGGATCCAAGCTTTGAAAAACGAATGCGAAAACTGCAATGGTTCGAAAAAACCGTGCCTGAAGCCTTCAAAAAGATTTGGGCGCATCATTACAGGCTGGTTTTTTCGCGCCAGGGCAATGCCGGAGAATAA